The genomic stretch TTCTAAGAGATAATTCTGAGTTTAAGTAGAAGAAATGCACTAGCTCCTTGGATTTTGTGCATAGCTGCATTTGTCGAGCTCTCGATCGTCAGCAACAACATTTGAACTTGCCATTTTCGGATCACGGGCATTATCATACGCATTTAGACGgaactcatcaagttcatttaATTGCATAAGCCGCTTCTCATTGGCTAACTTGTGGTCTAAATTGagctccttaattgcccacatggcCTTATATTCAAGCTCTACCGGCAAATGGCAAGCCTTGCCATAGACAAGCCTATACGGAGATTTCCCGATAGGTGTCTTAAATGCGGTCTGATAGGCCCAAAGCGAATTGTCTAGTTTCGAACTTCAATCCTTTCTCGAGGTTttaacaactttctcaagaattgcTTTATTTTCTCGGTTGGAAACTTTGACCTGTCCGCTTGTTTCTGCGTGATAAAGAAGACCCTAACGATGTGTAACACCGTATTTAGCAAGGAGTTTCCCTAGTTCCTTCTTAAACTGACATCCACCGTCGCTAATCACTGCTCTAGGACCTCCAAATCTTGTGAATATGATCTTGGAAAAAGCGAGAACAGATTTTGCATCAGAAGTAACCCGTAACCACCTCCTCAACCCATTCTAATAGGTAATCGACATCAACCAGAATATACCGATTCCCGAAAGATAGGGCAATGGTCCATGATAATCAATACCGCAAACATCAAATAACTCGACTTCTAAGATTCCAGTTTGGGGCATTTCATGTCGCCGTGAGATATTACCTGTTATTTGACATGCTTCGCAAGAACGGACGAAAGTAGTTCATGAGGCCCTTAGCCAGAAAATAAGACGTGCAAAAAACTGTTAAATCGAAACCGGTTAACTTCAATTAATACAAATGCAGCCTGCAGAAACAAAGTGGTGCCACAACACACAGCAAGATGGCATTTCAATTTCCAGGAAATTCAATTGAAACATCTAAAAGGCAGTTTTATAGGTAGCAAACTTTTAACAGCATACCGAGCAATTCCAATACCAATATACAGATGATGCTGTGCCTCTAGTCAGATAAAAGGCAAAGACAATAGCTCATCCGTGAACCGTGGCCGATAATAAAACTAGCCACCAAAATTGTAGTTTCTACTATTATGATATATGACACTTGCTTCAGTACCTAAACTAACATCAAATCTTTTCAATACCCCAATATGAATGCATGAATTTCAGCCCAACTAGAGGCAGTATACAGAACACCAGGTTGAGTCTTCCAATTGATAGAGTTTCCTTCAGTGCATTCCTTCTGTTTGTTGACCAGACCTTCAAACATTGGCACAAATGAAACTCCGAAATGGCTGCCTATTTTCCTTAGGCTTGTACTTGAACCGACAACAATCCCGATGTCAGCCTTGAGTAAGCAAAGCAAGTCACCAACTGAGTCCCCGATATATACAGTTACATTTTTCTTATCACTACTATCTTTCATCAAAACCTCGTCAAATTCTCGAAGTTTGTCGATGGGAGATTCAATCTTCTTGACAATTTCACCAGTGGAAATGGATTCTTCGTAATTGAATTCATTAGCATGAATATTTAGAGCATGTAATCCCCCTGTCCAGTAGAAACCATAAGCAATTTAGAAATGAAGATTTACTATTTCAACAACCACCATACTTGCACTTCATCCAAAAATTCTGATGCACGCTTATACTTAAATACTCTAACATAGCAGCCAGATGCTGCACgcttcaagaaaaaaaaaaaacatttcttGAAACGTACAAAGCTCAACTCTTAGAAATTTGATTTACTCAATCACGcttaggaatgaagctagaaaaCATTCATATCAGACACCATAAGGTAAGGGGACGAATAAAAACATTGAACAGAGACAAAAGCACAAAAATCAATTAACACCCAAATTTTAAGAAAAGTTCTGTATCGAGATTCCACAATCATTTTCTCTAGTGATCACATGATTGCATTAAGTTACACCAACAATGGCAAAATAGACTTGTAATATTGCAGTTCGTATGCATCTCTCTTGTGATCACATCAGGATGCAACATTTGACATCAACACTGCCACATTGTGCAACATTTGAATTTTTCTTACTTGCACTAATGAAATTTAGGCTACTAACCATTACGAAAAAAGATACTCCCACTgtccagtcatttgtttacctattccattttagggtgtctcattaatttgtttacctttctatattaGGTAGGTTAGTAATTTGATCATACACATCAATTATGTCCACTTGTCATCCATAACAACCACCAATGGTCCcctcccctttccttggtctttgtaccaaaaccaaaggtaaacaattgaccagGACGGAGGGAATACTTACTCAAACTACACAAACTTCAAAGAACTAACCAactctcacacacacacacacacacacacacacacacacacacacacacacacacacacacacaaatacATCACGTAGTATAAGAGCACAGGTTATGGGACAGTTTACCTGATGAGAAAGCTGATCTGATTAAATCACCGCACCAACAATATGACAGCACATGAACATTCACATCTAGATTGTCACTCTGTACAACTTTCTGGAAAAAACTAATGCAGCCATCTTGAAGAATTATTCTTTCACCAGCTTTCTTGATGTCTTCCAAGTTGACACCTTTGAGAACCTCGGATTCTATCACCCTTGCATTAGCCTTCTTCTCAAACTCGCTCAATAACTCTAGTGCCTTCAGCAAATCTTCATATCTAAAATCCCCTCCTACAAGACAAAATCTACCTCATCGGTATTTttcttttaaaagaaaaaaaaaatctaattaTAGAATAGTAATCAAACCAAACAAGCAAAGGGCATAACAATATTTAAACTTCCAAATACCTTTATCAGTCGCTAGTATATTCTCAATACATTGCTCATACTCTTCTGTGTACTGCCTTGACAGAACTCCCCATGTATTTCTCAAATCAGCAGATGGCATCCGAGTAATTTGACTTTCAGATGAATTGTGCTCAGACTTTGGAGCTGTTACAATCGCAATCTCAGCTAAAATTGCAGATGAATCAACTACTGTGCAAGTTAAGTCGAAATCTGAAAATAACATCAAGTCCCGTTCACCACGAACAAGCTCTTTCCTTAGTGAAGCCACAGTAATCTGCTCTAGTGGCTGCGCCAAGAAGAATTCTATTTCGAGTTTCATGGCTTGTTGATATAGCTTCTCAATAATATTGAGCTCTTCGCCAGTAAGAGAGACAGACAATTTATCAAGCAAGTCTTCAATTTGGAGTGCACATGCCTGCACTCGTGTGTAAGATACCCTTAGCTGCTTCCGTAGTACATGATAGTTTAACCTAAAATTTAACATGGAAAAAATAGGAAACTTTGATAACAGCAATACCATGACAAACCTGGAAACCTTCGGATGAGTAACTGTGGATCCACTTCTTGAAAGGGTGATCGTTGGCATTTGCATCCAGTAAAGCTTGAAGCTCCATACCAATATAAGCATATAACCTCATGCATGGCGTCATCGCACCCAAAGTGTAAGCTGCAATCTTAGTCTTTTCAAAGGGAGTAGCAAGTTTACCAGGACCTTTTAGTCCTTCAACTTTTCCTGTAGCTGTAGCTAACAGAAAATCAGTGTACTTCTGAGTGGCAGAATTAAGAGGGATGTCTTTGCTGACATCAGAGCCCCATTCCTGTTAAAATTGTAACAAAAAGATCAGATCAGATAGAATCAACCTTCCAATAAAAGAATGTACTTAGAAAAACAAATCAGATAGAATCAACATAGAAAagttaaaaaaatttaaaaaatacgTGAGCATAAACATGTTACAGTGAAAGGGTATATAAGGTACAAGCAGGATGTAAAATGTATTATAGCATTTGCTACATAAACTCTTAAATCACGAGTTTAATGACAATAGTAAAATATAGCAGGAAAAGCCCACATACAAAGCTCAGATAAAAAATAGCCCGTCTACAAGAGAAGAGTCCAATGTCAAGTTACGGATAATGTACTAATGTCTCGAAAAAAGGGCATAATAAAAGAGTAGAGTTTTAAAAACAAAATATATGAAAATGTATAGTAGTCCATACCGCTAGTTGCACCTTATCTATAAGGAACCGATGCGTTCTAGACTTCTAGTTAGTGCATCACTGAGCTTTGGGCTTAAGCGCACCTGAGTCACGCTTTTTTAGACTAAGGTCAAGATCTCTAAGTGAATCACAAAAATTCAACATTAGACTGATGAGAGCCTGTTCCTAGCCATCACCAATTTGCTCCTCAAACCAGAAGTCGAAGTAATAAGATCTCTAAGTGTTAATGTATGTTCAGAGTTAGAACATAATGCAGCATGGCAGGAAATTAACAGCCTTATGCAAAAATCCTGTTCTCTTTGCCTATTGCCATTCATGTGAAGTACAgagtatatatataataattGGATGAAACATAAAGCATAGTAAACAGTGAAGCTGCTTTCCCTAAATTATTAGGTACACAAAGCAAAAGAAGCTCATCACTCCAAATTACTGTGAATTTATCTTCTTAAGAGAAACAGAGAACCAAAAGTTTATCAGAAGAAggcaaaaaaggaaaaaagaacaaAGGAAAAAATATGTGCAAGAGTTAACAATGTAACTTAAACACCTCAAACACACTTTACTGTACAAAAGAGAGGTCCAGGTAAACATAAAAAGAGTTGAAATGCAGATTATCATAGCAATATACAATCGGCCTTCTAAACATGGAATCGACGTTGGAGGATCCCCACACACAAAATTGAGAGGGCCACCAATCCTCACCATATCATCGTTAACCAGGATTTGGGGAAGATATATACATTTTCCTCCACAATAGTTTGGAATTTGGGGTAGCATTATTCATCTCTTCAACTAATTAGCACCGCAATGCAAAGGACAATAGTCTTCTCTCGAACTACTAAAAATACATAATGAAGAAATGTAAATCTTTCAATTTTCTAATGTCATAAGGCGATCTGGTTTCAAGTACAAAATCATGACCAGAACTAGAATACCCAAGGATTAGTGTATAGATATCATCAACTCATAGTACCTTAACTTTACAAAGCTGTTAATACCGAAATTCATTCTCAAGATAGGAAACAAAACccggaaaaaaatgaaaaaaatgcatCAAACATGTCAAGAAAGCTAAAGAAATTGTATTAAGCGAACAATTCAAAGTAACTACGTTAAACAAAGTACCTAAAATGATCAGAAATCTCAATTAAAGAGAGTTGATTAATCGAACCTGTGCAAAAGAATCGTGTAACTTCAACTCCTGCAACACACTTTTCCTCAACTCCATAATCGCCATTCTCGCATCATCATCGTCCGCAAATTCTTCCGCAAGTTCATAACTAATTAAACAAATCAGTTCTTAATTAAGCAAATAAacttaataaataaaaaaatcgaCAGAAGGAAGAGAAAAGAGACTGACGCTTTATCAAAGGCGTTAAGAAAATGAACATCTTGAGCGATATAATGTCGGAAAGTCTCGACACGAAGATTACCGGCGGAAAGagagagaacaaaaggagagaagAGGGAGAAAACGGAGTCGCGTTTGAACTTGTTCCAGAACCTTCTAGAGATTCCGACGTCATTGATGATGGCGGCGGCAGCGGCTCCGATCGGCGGGGTGGCGGACCTAGGCGGTGGAGCCGTCGCCATTGACGCCGCCGTTCGAGGTATTCCGGCGAGAAAGAAAGACTTACAGAAGGTGTTGAGCGGTTTGATGGTGGTTAAAAGTTGGCGCATCAATAATAGTAAGTTGATTTTTAAGCGCACGACCGCACGAGATGGGGTGGCAAATAAATAGAGATTTTATTACTCGTATTATGATGATAGTCAAGTAAGGAAAATTAGCTATCTAACTTTTTTTGGATATAAAGTTAAAGTTGGTGAAAGTGATGCCTTAATTACTCAAGATTATGTTTAGATTAGGATTATGATTTTCTATGGTTGATTTATTGGAAGATGATACGGTATGAAATCTTTTATACACTACTAAGCACTaataatcccctatttactaaataaaTAGGTCAATTTACGTTTTTTTTCTGCCTAAAATTTTATCTTCTAATTGGGCCTTTAATGTTTGCATTCTACTATGAGCTAAGTCTAATGTAAAAATGATTCCCAAAAAATATTATGTATAATGTTCTATTCTACTAAGTACTAAATAAGGTAAAATTTGATTGCTACATATATTATTTGATTGCCAGAAAAtgtaaatcacatattatattaTTTGATTGCTAGAAAATGTAGAtcatatatattatattatttgactacCCAGATAATGATTTCAgcaaaatataacttattatcttGCCCAAAGATTATTATTTGATTGCATATATTATTCTGCAAATTATAGTTGCTGAAATCATTATAAGATATCATAAAATGTAGAtcatatatattatattatttgactacCCAGATAATGATTTCAgcaaaatataacttattatcttGCCCAAGGATTATTATTTGATTGCATATATTATTCTGCAAATTATAGTTGCTGAAATCATTATAAGATATCAGAAAATGTAGATCATATCAATGATCTTGCCCAAAAATAATGTAAAATTTGATTGCCAAAAAACGTAGATAAAATCCTCGGTCCAATCATTGCTATATTGCTACAGGTAAAAAAATTCTCGATCATTGCAAAAAATTTGGGTTCATATATTACAAATCTCGAAATATATCTTTCACTAATCGAAATATATAAAATCATTGCCAAAAAGAATATACCGTCAATCATGCCAAATATTCACGTCAAATAATATATCTTCAAAAAATATCTTAAAATTACCATTACTCATAAGaccatcccctatttactaaaagaataggcgaaactccaaattttcccgcctaaaacataTTTCCTAGAATAATGTTTGGTATTTTTAGTATATAGTAGGTTATAAATAGAcataatcttttgtatttaaatatttatgacattcaatatttcacattctacacaaatttatctccgatctTTTTATTATAAAGAAATTCTTTTTTTAAAGAACCTTATGATAAAAGTTCATTAACTTTTTATGATAAGAAATTGCGCCTAAAAATAtagtattagtaaatatttgtaaaataacatcattaatatctcggtaaaaaaaaaaagctttcATAAAAATACTCATTTAATATCTTCttacgatttaaatttttatttctcaaataaaaatacaatgaggaaaaacatgaaaaataaatgaattgtcaatttaaatctcataaataataCACTGAAAAGCAAAATTCTATAGAAAGCCCTTGGATagaaaaaatcattaaaataagttgagaagtttataaaattaaattattagCTTTGTGAAAAAAAATTCATTACACACTTAAAATCatgacattactcaattttctttATTAGTTTcacagttcaattttttttcatcaaaatataatgacgtgaaatatgaaaaaataatgaggtgttaatttagcatgaataaataatataaaaacaaAAGCTCTATAAATACCGCACATTTATtgcacgggatctaaactagtataTCAACACTAGTTTataacccgtgcaaaattgcacgggcatgtataaataatactccctcctattcttaataaccctcccctttcatggagggcacgagaattaagggaggagagtattatatggtaaagtattgtagtggggtaggagattggagagagggaaggaattgtgtgattagaataagtattgttgtggggtaaggtgattaaaataaatattgttgtagggtaaggtgattaaaataagataaagtatgagtattgtggggtattgttgtggggtgaggtgattaaaataagtatacaagtttgccaaataagaaaatagggagagtattgtgaatagacgaaaaaggaaatagggagagttatttagaatatgagggagtatatataGATAAGTTTCAAATTCTGAGCTATAATATTTTATTAGCTCAAGTATACATCATCTATGTATTATAATAATATACATAGTTACATTATTAAAAAATCTTTATCTTATTAACTCTATTTGTGGAACGTGGAAGGTATCTTGACAAATGTCTTCTTTAATCGATGATATTAAGGTCGAACTTTCTTTCTTCACGGAAATGAAGTATATTCATTGTTTTCATAAGGCCAATAAAGTAGGTGACTTTATGGCCAATTTGGGACATGCATGTCCTTCTTCTTCAAGGTGGGTTGAAAGTCATTGACTTTCACTCTCCTCCATAATCCAAAAGGATGACATATGTTACTCTTATTCAAGAGGATCAGTCTAGTTTTCTTTTTTCATAAAAAAagtattatttttctttcttttcaaattATTATCATTAATAATAAAGACATTCGGAATTTGTATTTATGAGATTGGTAGACCAATAACCCCATTTTTTgtgttaagtttgatggcgttcTATTTTATCCAATATAAATAATGCTTGAtcctcattagtccttgtcatcCAATGTTAAGTCATATGCTCTTCTCTATATTATAGACTCGAATCGAGTAGCCAATCTTCAATTGTCTTGTCTTTAAATTATTAATCTTATGTGAGGCGGTTTTACATAAAAATTGCGaaaaatgaatttgattcacaccaaAGTCATACCCATGAGTATAAAAGTAGGTATTAAAGAAAGCAATTTATAATATACTCCCTCtgccccggtcatttgttgttctaTTCTATTTTGGGGtctctcagtcaattgttgtcctttctagtttaagaatgaacttgaagAGCAATTCAATCATTCACACTCAACTTagtccacatgtcatttagtaatggGCCCCCTCatctttccttgatctttgtgctaaaatcaaaggacaacaattgaccgggacgacGGAGGTAGTACTTTTGTAAAGCCGCCTTATAAGTAAATAGTTAAATACTTGCCAACTTATGAGAACTAAGACATAAATGCAACTGTTGCAAGTGTGTAAGAAAATTGCACTGTCAAAATGATGTGGCTCATCTTTGCGCACATTTAGCCCCCTAactagccttgtttccatgctttctagtacttattagggtcgtttctatctTATGTTCCCTACTTTGCACATTCTATAAGGTTTTAGTGCCCTTTGTAGGGGAGGATGTTGAACCTTGCGCATATGGAAGCAAAAGCGGAGCTAGATAGATCACACTTAAcaaccaagcaacaaagaggacgctaatactaaaggcctaagctaAAAAATCAAGTAAAGTGGGCAATAACAAAGACCCCCACGACTCCTTAGTGATCCCCACGGATCCTGGGGCAGTCAAGAAGAGGAGAAGCCATGCTGTGCAACAATCCGGGCGACCCGAGGCAAAATTCGGGTGTCTCAATCTTGAGACGGGCGAATCATCAAGCAGCACGAGCGTCTAGTATGGGCAGGTCGTGGGTCTCCTCATGGggcttgcaaggcgttaatcttcttcttagggacttaatcgtcatttaagcccttagttaccctaatatttgtacttagtataaatactccattgtattaggagattattatcaagtcattagagtagattagGAATCAATTAtcttaattacatattaatccttccttaattattattgaagaactcttagatctagttgaggaattggaagattatttggggtttattgaaaaattgacaactcttcattcatcaatcaagttttcttctatctttctttctttccatttgttcatcacaagtttggtacaatttctttactcCTTGCTTAATTATTGCTTGTTTTCCTAATCACTCATCATGTTTggacttgttagtatgattgacacccttattaacatgtttaccataaccatgagtgagtagtcttctagctagggttaatgggggattaggggaactaaaacatgggggtagatctatacttaatctaatatgttttcataagattgcttgcttgttgtagtgtcaacttatgcatatgttatgCTTAATAAATTGCTTGATTAACAAACCTATACTGCTTTGTATTGGAAGCAAACCCTCCTTGGCAGGTTCTTAATGGCTATATACATAGGATATGGGCGAAATATGGCATAAACAAAGTATCTTTTCTTCTTAATGGTGTCTTTTTAGTCAGATTCAAGACTAACAAGGCCAAGGAGTCTGTGTTGCAGGCAGGTTATCATATGTTTGACAACAAGCCTTTAATTGTAAGGTCTTGGACGGTGGACTCAGAGATTACCAAGGAGGAGGTGAAAGTAGTCCATGCCTGGATTAGAATTTGTGACTTACCTTTGCGATTCTGGGGTAAATGCCTCCCTAAAATAGCAGGGCTTGTAGGAAAATTTGTGAAGGCAAACCAGGCAACATCAGAGAAGACAAGCTTGGGTTTTGCTAGGGTGATGATTGAACTCACTGTGGGAGCTAAGTTTCCCAAAGTTGTGAAGTTTATTGATGAGACAGGTTCCGTGATTACTCTGGATATTGAATATGAATGAAAACCAATCATTTGTGATAAATGTAGAGGTATTGGTCATGATGGTGGACAATGTAAGAGAACTGTTCAAGTGACCAAGAAGAAACCTGTGACTCAAAAAGTCTGGAAACCTGTTATCAAACCTGCAGAGACCAGTACTGTGACAGAGACAGTGACTGATACACAGACAGAGACTGGTACACAGGTGGGTAATCCAGTAACACAGCAAGACCAGGATCTAACAGAGGCACCTGTGATTGAAATTAGCACTCCTATTAAGCAGAAAGATCAGGAGGACTAACAGGTGACTGACACTAAATGTACAACTCCACAGGGATCAACTGGAATGACTTATCTGCAAGCATTAGGTGGATCAGTAACCCCAAAATTTGGGATTGGAATAGGTAATCCACCTCCAAAATCTAACCATGAATAATAtaggattttggaatgttaggggtctcAATAGTGTACATAAACAGAAAGAAGTTAAGTGGTTTATTTTTAATAAAGGGATAGGTCTTTTTGGCCTAGTGGAAACCAAAATAAATGCTAATAATGTCTTCAACATTGCTTCTGATATGTTGGATGGTTGGAGttgttagaaatcatattttaaatatcacatattttggtttgaagttttagtcataaaaacttaaagatcttatgcatgcaaaactagaataagagtaaggaaaaatcgtttcataccatatgaatatttcggccattatgggcaccaacaagatcttctacttgttagttcttgagctataatgaatattaggatgatcctgcaaaaatcccaaagtagagattctcctcttgattgcacccaagattatcccttatccccactaaataatattagctagatattagtttagtagtttaccttaaaattaattactaatactcatatattacattaataatattagtaatttgatttgaacaatttgaatcaagatttctcaaTTTTTTGAGGAAAAATGAAGGAGAGGAgagaaaatgcatgtgaatgaataataataagagaaaaaaaTCTCTCAAAAAAGATGATGGAGGGTGGACGGTTTTTGGGTAGTCCAATATAGGGCATCTTActctttctttttgtcttcacaagaaatatatgtgtaagatgtgtaagactagttgtaggtaggcatcattatgtcattttatcaaataaaataaaacaaccataacccactaacacaccctccattttcggtccatatacataaaatggactaccattttattttgtcaatttgtcatttgtcacacaatatgtcacatgtattatgatacatgttattaattaatttaatgcctatttatcacataaatatcatttcatgaattaattaaattacatacaacaattgactagtgatacttgatcacataaataaaatgggtcatataattataattcacaatatcttgtaattatagttaaccattcattcttatctctattgtttctcaaacaataaataattttagtaacaaagcaatttattactaaaataaatctcatttaatcccattacaataagatgattattctctctcacaaattgaattgttcaattttaaggaattgatcaacttgcatcgtcatacaaataatcaactttatagataagggcatcatcctttaggtgtgaccttaagggatcaactaaccaccaccgtcccacgacagtaacgtcaaactctagcaagccaatcgttaccgattaatgttggtcagttgactatataattgaatcatcccttacgtattcttaaaatgagatttaaacatgtgataatCATGattgacaattgtgatcgcattattgtcggggacactccaacaatctcccacttgtcctcgacaagtgttcgtcaccaattctcttatcctattactatctcccactcaatgaaaggtgtctttcaggtcgtacttgcaagtgatcacatcgagagtggtttcctcgatctggagaataactgattgaccggaatttatctaccatagataccttccgagcgtggccacgcatttccagttcattactcctcgagtggccctgagatattgttttaacccttacaaaggggtggacaattcctatcgcactattcccttcgactagccacatccatcataacccaaaatatgcccatttgatcccatttacgaaggtcgtagtaacataaatcaaagttaatctgaaaccatgccaccttaggtgaatagtctttagtcaaaagaatcgactcattagaatactatagtagctctcgccacgaccaggctttataaatttgccagaactctataagcggtcactgcc from Silene latifolia isolate original U9 population chromosome 2, ASM4854445v1, whole genome shotgun sequence encodes the following:
- the LOC141642822 gene encoding bifunctional TH2 protein, mitochondrial, yielding MRQLLTTIKPLNTFCKSFFLAGIPRTAASMATAPPPRSATPPIGAAAAAIINDVGISRRFWNKFKRDSVFSLFSPFVLSLSAGNLRVETFRHYIAQDVHFLNAFDKAYELAEEFADDDDARMAIMELRKSVLQELKLHDSFAQEWGSDVSKDIPLNSATQKYTDFLLATATGKVEGLKGPGKLATPFEKTKIAAYTLGAMTPCMRLYAYIGMELQALLDANANDHPFKKWIHSYSSEGFQACALQIEDLLDKLSVSLTGEELNIIEKLYQQAMKLEIEFFLAQPLEQITVASLRKELVRGERDLMLFSDFDLTCTVVDSSAILAEIAIVTAPKSEHNSSESQITRMPSADLRNTWGVLSRQYTEEYEQCIENILATDKGGDFRYEDLLKALELLSEFEKKANARVIESEVLKGVNLEDIKKAGERIILQDGCISFFQKVVQSDNLDVNVHVLSYCWCGDLIRSAFSSGGLHALNIHANEFNYEESISTGEIVKKIESPIDKLREFDEVLMKDSSDKKNVTVYIGDSVGDLLCLLKADIGIVVGSSTSLRKIGSHFGVSFVPMFEGLVNKQKECTEGNSINWKTQPGVLYTASSWAEIHAFILGY